The Acidobacteriota bacterium sequence GGCCAGCGCCTCCACCTCTTGGTGGCTGGGCCGGCTCTGGCGCCGGGCGGATTCCAGGGCTTGCTCGAAGCCCTCCCAAACCGGCTGACGCAGACGCTGGAAGGCGGCGTAGTCCATCAGGCTCGGTCTTCTCCCGCCGGGTTCTCTCCCGTCGCGCCCTCTTCCGCCGGACTACCGTCGACGCCGGGTTGCACGACCTCGAGCTGCAGCGCTTGGCGCAGGGTGCGCAGGGGGTTGGGATCCACCTCCGGACGGCTGCGGGCGGGCTCCTCCAGGAGCTCCGGAGCGTCCCGCTGCAGCAGGGCCACCAGGCGGCGGCCGAGGCGCTGGACGTGCTCCCTCTCCAGCTCCCCGGCACGCTCGAAGAGCGCTTCCACCACCGCCACCTCCGAGGCTCCCCAGGACGCCGGCATGCGCCCCATGCGGCGCTCCGCCATCGCATCTCGTTTTGCCTCCTCGTGTACCACCAGGGTTCCCGCCAGGCGGTCGCCGAGGCGCCGGCAGCGGCCATCGGTGGCCATCAGGGGCACGCCGATGATCAGGTCGACGTCCCGCAGCAGATTGCGGATGACGATGGAGCGGGTGGAAGCGGTGCCCCCCAGGCGGCCGACCACGCGGATCTTCGCCTGCTTCTTGCCCGGAGTCTGGCCGTTGCCGGTGATCTCGAGGAAGATGAAATATCCCCAGTTGACCAGGAAGGGGATGATGATGAAGAACGCCAGCAGGACGGTGAAGATCACCGGGTCCCGGCCAGGGTCGACGACCGGCGCCAGGGCCACGCCCAGCAGGACCAGGGCGCCGATGACCACGGAGAGGATCAGGAAGAGCAGCAGGTAATCGAGCAGACCGGCCAGGATCCGGCTGCCGATCCCCGCCGGCTGTAAGTCCAGGGCGATGTTGTCGAGGCCCCGGATCTCGTCGTCGCGTCCTGGGTCCAGAGCCTGGACTGGGCTGTCGGTCACCACTTCAGACCACGGTCTCGTCAGACCACGATGCCTTCGCTGCGGGCGAGCCAGCGGGTGGGTTGGAAATTCGGAATGGGTAACGGTTCGAGGAGGGGCTGGCCGGCCTGCCAGAAGCTTTTGAACGGACGCTTCTCGCCGGTGGCG is a genomic window containing:
- a CDS encoding RDD family protein, which codes for MTDSPVQALDPGRDDEIRGLDNIALDLQPAGIGSRILAGLLDYLLLFLILSVVIGALVLLGVALAPVVDPGRDPVIFTVLLAFFIIIPFLVNWGYFIFLEITGNGQTPGKKQAKIRVVGRLGGTASTRSIVIRNLLRDVDLIIGVPLMATDGRCRRLGDRLAGTLVVHEEAKRDAMAERRMGRMPASWGASEVAVVEALFERAGELEREHVQRLGRRLVALLQRDAPELLEEPARSRPEVDPNPLRTLRQALQLEVVQPGVDGSPAEEGATGENPAGEDRA